The Cyclobacterium amurskyense genome contains the following window.
CACCTCCCACTTGCTCTGCAATAAATGCAAGTGCATTGGCTTCGTAGATTAACCTTATTTTACCTTTGGTGGCTTGGCTTGTTCCAGGGTATAGGTAGATTCCTCCCTTGAGTAGATTTCTATGAAAATCTGCCACCAAGCTTCCAATGTACCTTGCAGAAGCTCCTTCTCGTTTGCAACTCTCTAGGTAAGATAAAATATTTGGATTGATTAGGGGTGTAAGACCCTCATTCATGGTAAATATATTTCCATCTTCAGGCATTTTCATGTCTGGATGAGAAAGGAAAAATTCACCCAAAGACCTTTCGTAGGTAAAGCCATTGGCACCACGACCTGTGGAATAAACCAACATTGTGGAAGAACCATAAAGCACATATCCGGCAGCTACCTGCTCGCTGCCCTTTTGTAGCACATCGATTTCCTTGATAGGAGATCCAGATGGGGTTACTCTTCGATAAATAGAGAAAATTGTCCCTATAGATACATTTACATCAATATTGGAAGAGCCATCAAGTGGGTCTATGGCCACTACATATTTTCCCTTACTATTCTGCAAATCAATAACCAGGTCTTCTTCTTCAGAAACGATAGCACAAACCTCACCACCTTTTGTTAAGGCCCTTGTGAATCGAACATCTGCAATTACATCAAGTTTTTGCTGTTCTTCACCTTGGACATTGATTTGACCAAAGGCTCCTGTAACATCAGACAGGCCAGCCCTACTGATTTCTCGGGACACAATTTTTGCTGCCAAGGCAATGTCACGCAAGATTTGAGAGAGCTCCCCAGAAGCAAAAGGAAAATCTTCCTGTTTACTTTTTATAAAACGATCCAATGTTACCCC
Protein-coding sequences here:
- the fbp gene encoding class 1 fructose-bisphosphatase; protein product: MKTQPYKQDTENLAYNVGVTLDRFIKSKQEDFPFASGELSQILRDIALAAKIVSREISRAGLSDVTGAFGQINVQGEEQQKLDVIADVRFTRALTKGGEVCAIVSEEEDLVIDLQNSKGKYVVAIDPLDGSSNIDVNVSIGTIFSIYRRVTPSGSPIKEIDVLQKGSEQVAAGYVLYGSSTMLVYSTGRGANGFTYERSLGEFFLSHPDMKMPEDGNIFTMNEGLTPLINPNILSYLESCKREGASARYIGSLVADFHRNLLKGGIYLYPGTSQATKGKIRLIYEANALAFIAEQVGGVASDGKNRILDIQPESLHQRTPFYIGSTKMVRKLEKILNP